One Equus asinus isolate D_3611 breed Donkey chromosome 26, EquAss-T2T_v2, whole genome shotgun sequence genomic window carries:
- the FOSB gene encoding protein FosB isoform X3, with product MFQAFPGDYDSGSRCSSSPSAESQYLSSVDSFGSPPTAAASQECAGLGEMPGSFVPTVTAITTSQDLQWLVQPTLISSMAQSQGQPLASQPPAVDPYDMPGTSYSTPGMSGYSSGGAGGSGGPSTSGTTSGPGPSRPARARPRRPREETLTPEEEEKRRVRRERNKLAAAKCRNRRRELTDRLQAETDQLEEEKAELESEIAELQKEKERLEFVLVAHKPGCKIPYEEGPGPGPLPE from the exons ATGTTTCAAGCTTTCCCCGGAGACTACGACTCCGGCTCCCGGTGCAGCTCCTCACCCTCCGCCGAGTCTCAGTATCTGTCTTCGGTGGACTCCTTCGGCAGTCCACCCACCGCCGCCGCCTCCCAG GAGTGCGCCGGTCTCGGGGAAATGCCCGGTTCCTTCGTGCCCACGGTCACCGCGATCACAACCAGCCAGGACCTCCAGTGGCTCGTGCAACCCACCCTCATCTCTTCCATGGCCCAGTCCCAGGGGCAGCCACTGGCCTCCCAGCCCCCGGCCGTCGACCCCTACGACATGCCAGGAACCAGTTACTCCACACCGGGCATGAGTGGCTACAGCAGTGGCGGAGCTGGTGGCAGTGGTGGGCCTTCTACCAGCGGAACCACCAGTGGACCTGGGCCTTCCCGCCCTGCCCGAGCCCGGCCTAGGAGACCTCGAGAAGAGACG CTGACcccggaggaggaggagaaacgaAGGGTTCGCCGGGAACGAAACAAGCTGGCGGCAGCTAAGTGTAGGAACCGTCGGAGGGAGCTGACTGACCGGCTCCAGGCG GAGACAGATCAGTTGGAGGAAGAAAAGGCGGAGCTGGAGTCGGAGATCGCCGAGCTCCAAAAGGAGAAGGAGCGTCTGGAGtttgtgctggtggcccacaaaCCGGGCTGCAAGATCCCCTACGAAGAGGGGCCCGGGCCGGGCCCGCTGCCGGAG TGA
- the FOSB gene encoding protein FosB isoform X1 yields MFQAFPGDYDSGSRCSSSPSAESQYLSSVDSFGSPPTAAASQECAGLGEMPGSFVPTVTAITTSQDLQWLVQPTLISSMAQSQGQPLASQPPAVDPYDMPGTSYSTPGMSGYSSGGAGGSGGPSTSGTTSGPGPSRPARARPRRPREETLTPEEEEKRRVRRERNKLAAAKCRNRRRELTDRLQAETDQLEEEKAELESEIAELQKEKERLEFVLVAHKPGCKIPYEEGPGPGPLPEVRGLPGSASTKEDGFSWLLPPPPPPPLPFQTSQDAPPNLTASLFTHSEVQVLGDPFPVVNPSYTSSFVLTCPEVSAFAGAQRTSGSDQPCDPLNSPSLLAL; encoded by the exons ATGTTTCAAGCTTTCCCCGGAGACTACGACTCCGGCTCCCGGTGCAGCTCCTCACCCTCCGCCGAGTCTCAGTATCTGTCTTCGGTGGACTCCTTCGGCAGTCCACCCACCGCCGCCGCCTCCCAG GAGTGCGCCGGTCTCGGGGAAATGCCCGGTTCCTTCGTGCCCACGGTCACCGCGATCACAACCAGCCAGGACCTCCAGTGGCTCGTGCAACCCACCCTCATCTCTTCCATGGCCCAGTCCCAGGGGCAGCCACTGGCCTCCCAGCCCCCGGCCGTCGACCCCTACGACATGCCAGGAACCAGTTACTCCACACCGGGCATGAGTGGCTACAGCAGTGGCGGAGCTGGTGGCAGTGGTGGGCCTTCTACCAGCGGAACCACCAGTGGACCTGGGCCTTCCCGCCCTGCCCGAGCCCGGCCTAGGAGACCTCGAGAAGAGACG CTGACcccggaggaggaggagaaacgaAGGGTTCGCCGGGAACGAAACAAGCTGGCGGCAGCTAAGTGTAGGAACCGTCGGAGGGAGCTGACTGACCGGCTCCAGGCG GAGACAGATCAGTTGGAGGAAGAAAAGGCGGAGCTGGAGTCGGAGATCGCCGAGCTCCAAAAGGAGAAGGAGCGTCTGGAGtttgtgctggtggcccacaaaCCGGGCTGCAAGATCCCCTACGAAGAGGGGCCCGGGCCGGGCCCGCTGCCGGAGGTGAGAGGTTTGCCGGGGTCAGCATCCACTAAGGAAGATGGTTTCAGCTGGCTGCTGCCGCCCCCGCCACCACCGCCCCTGCCCTTCCAGACCAGCCAGGACGCACCCCCCAACCTGACAGCTTCTCTCTTTACACACAGTGAAGTTCAAGTCCTCGGCGACCCCTTCCCCGTTGTTAACCCTTCGTACACTTCCTCGTTTGTCCTCACCTGCCCGGAGGTCTCCGCGTTCGCCGGCGCCCAACGCACCAGCGGCAGCGACCAGCCTTGCGACCCCCTGAACTCGCCCTCCCTTCTCGCTCTGTGA
- the FOSB gene encoding protein FosB isoform X2: MFQAFPGDYDSGSRCSSSPSAESQYLSSVDSFGSPPTAAASQSQGQPLASQPPAVDPYDMPGTSYSTPGMSGYSSGGAGGSGGPSTSGTTSGPGPSRPARARPRRPREETLTPEEEEKRRVRRERNKLAAAKCRNRRRELTDRLQAETDQLEEEKAELESEIAELQKEKERLEFVLVAHKPGCKIPYEEGPGPGPLPEVRGLPGSASTKEDGFSWLLPPPPPPPLPFQTSQDAPPNLTASLFTHSEVQVLGDPFPVVNPSYTSSFVLTCPEVSAFAGAQRTSGSDQPCDPLNSPSLLAL, encoded by the exons ATGTTTCAAGCTTTCCCCGGAGACTACGACTCCGGCTCCCGGTGCAGCTCCTCACCCTCCGCCGAGTCTCAGTATCTGTCTTCGGTGGACTCCTTCGGCAGTCCACCCACCGCCGCCGCCTCCCAG TCCCAGGGGCAGCCACTGGCCTCCCAGCCCCCGGCCGTCGACCCCTACGACATGCCAGGAACCAGTTACTCCACACCGGGCATGAGTGGCTACAGCAGTGGCGGAGCTGGTGGCAGTGGTGGGCCTTCTACCAGCGGAACCACCAGTGGACCTGGGCCTTCCCGCCCTGCCCGAGCCCGGCCTAGGAGACCTCGAGAAGAGACG CTGACcccggaggaggaggagaaacgaAGGGTTCGCCGGGAACGAAACAAGCTGGCGGCAGCTAAGTGTAGGAACCGTCGGAGGGAGCTGACTGACCGGCTCCAGGCG GAGACAGATCAGTTGGAGGAAGAAAAGGCGGAGCTGGAGTCGGAGATCGCCGAGCTCCAAAAGGAGAAGGAGCGTCTGGAGtttgtgctggtggcccacaaaCCGGGCTGCAAGATCCCCTACGAAGAGGGGCCCGGGCCGGGCCCGCTGCCGGAGGTGAGAGGTTTGCCGGGGTCAGCATCCACTAAGGAAGATGGTTTCAGCTGGCTGCTGCCGCCCCCGCCACCACCGCCCCTGCCCTTCCAGACCAGCCAGGACGCACCCCCCAACCTGACAGCTTCTCTCTTTACACACAGTGAAGTTCAAGTCCTCGGCGACCCCTTCCCCGTTGTTAACCCTTCGTACACTTCCTCGTTTGTCCTCACCTGCCCGGAGGTCTCCGCGTTCGCCGGCGCCCAACGCACCAGCGGCAGCGACCAGCCTTGCGACCCCCTGAACTCGCCCTCCCTTCTCGCTCTGTGA
- the RTN2 gene encoding reticulon-2 isoform X1 → MGQVLPVFAHCKEAPSTASSTPDSTEGGNDDSDFRELHTAREFSEDDEEETTSQDWGTPRELTFSYIAFDGVVGSGARRDSAARRPRPQGRSVSEPREPPPQPGLGDSLESIPSLSQSPEPGRRGDPDAAPPAERPLEDLGLQLDQLAWAARGAGSGEDSATSSSTPLEDEEPDRSEAGEAGKELDLQLGVAQSSPHEVLTPQPSPGSGTPQARTPSPPGSRDSNCWPDEPSLDQKEEEPGGQLEREPITGQSLDSTDQSEFTLEPHLLVADLLYWKDTRTSGVVFTGLMVSLLCLLHFSIVSVVAHVALLLLCGTISLRVYRKVLQAIHRGDGTNPFQAYLDVDLTLTQEQKEHLSQQIASRVVSAATQLRHFFLVEDLVDSFKLALLFYILTCVGAVFNGLTLLILGVICLFTVPLLYRQHQAQIDQYVGLVTNQLSHIKAKIRAKIPGTGALASAAAAVSGSKAKAE, encoded by the exons ATGGGGCAGGTCCTGCCGGTCTTCGCCCACTGCA AAGAAGCTCCGTCGACAGCTTCCTCTACCCCTGACTCTACAGAAG GAGGGAACGACGACTCGGATTTTCGGGAGCTGCACACAGCCCGGGAATTCTCGGAGGACGACGAGGAAGAAACCACGTCGCAGGACTGGGGCACCCCTCGGGAGCTGACCTTCTCCTACATTGCCTTCGACGGAGTGGTGGGCTCCGGGGCGCGTCGGGATTCAGCAGCCCGCCGCCCCCGGCCCCAGGGCCGCTCAGTCTCCGAACCGCGAGAGCCGCCccctcagcctggcctgggcGACAGCTTGGAGAGCATCCCCAGCCTGAGCCAATCCCCGGAGCCCGGGCGCCGCGGTGACCCCGACGCTGCCCCGCCGGCCGAGCGCCCCTTGGAGGACCTGGGGCTTCAGCTGGACCAGCTGGCCTGGGCGGCCCGGGGAGCGGGGTCCGGGGAGGACTCTGCCACCAGTAGCTCCACCCCGCTGGAAGACGAGGAGCCCGACAGATCGGaggctggagaggctgggaaag AACTGGACCTACAACTCGGAGTCGCTCAGTCCTCGCCGCACGAAGTCTTGACTCCACAGCCCAGCCCCGGCTCTGGGACCCCCCAGGCCCGTACCCCGTCCCCACCCGGATCCCGGGATTCGAACTGCTGGCCTGATGAGCCCTCTCTGGACCAGAAGGAGGAAGAGCCGGGGGGGCAATTGGAGCGGGAGCCAATCACGGGGCAGAGCCTCGATAGCACGGACCAATCAGAATTCACGTTGGAACCACACCTTCTAG TGGCGGACCTGCTGTACTGGAAGGACACGAGGACGTCAGGTGTGGTCTTCACCGGCCTCATGgtctccctgctctgcctcctgcaCTTTAGCATCGTGTCTGTGGTCGCCCATGTGGCCCTGTTGCTGCTCTGTGGCACTATCTCTCTCAGGGTTTACCGAAAAGTGCTTCAGGCCATACACCGGGGGGACGGCACCAACCCCTTCCA GGCCTACCTGGATGTTGACCTGACCCTGACTCAGGAGCAGAAGGAGCATTTGTCCCAGCAGATTGCATCCCGAGTGGTCTCCGCGGCCACCCAGCTTCGGCATTTCTTCCTGGTTGAAGACCTCGTGGACTCCTTCAAG CTGGCCCTTCTCTTCTACATCCTGACCTGCGTGGGTGCCGTCTTCAATGGTTTGACTCTTCTCATTCTGG GAGTGATCTGTTTATTCACCGTCCCCCTGCTGTACCGGCAGCACCAG GCCCAGATTGACCAGTATGTGGGATTGGTGACTAATCAGTTGAGCCACATCAAAGCTAA GATCCGAGCTAAGATCCCAGGGACCGGAGCCCTCGCCTCGGCAGCAGCCGCAGTCTCCGGATCCAAAGCCAAAGCCGAATGA
- the RTN2 gene encoding reticulon-2 isoform X2, giving the protein MWAKSPRSSSVRSLSLGAEMGSKVADLLYWKDTRTSGVVFTGLMVSLLCLLHFSIVSVVAHVALLLLCGTISLRVYRKVLQAIHRGDGTNPFQAYLDVDLTLTQEQKEHLSQQIASRVVSAATQLRHFFLVEDLVDSFKLALLFYILTCVGAVFNGLTLLILGVICLFTVPLLYRQHQAQIDQYVGLVTNQLSHIKAKIRAKIPGTGALASAAAAVSGSKAKAE; this is encoded by the exons ATGTGGGCAAAATCCCCGAGAAGCAGCAGTGTCCGCAGCCTCTCGCTCGGAGCGGAGATGGGGAGTAAAG TGGCGGACCTGCTGTACTGGAAGGACACGAGGACGTCAGGTGTGGTCTTCACCGGCCTCATGgtctccctgctctgcctcctgcaCTTTAGCATCGTGTCTGTGGTCGCCCATGTGGCCCTGTTGCTGCTCTGTGGCACTATCTCTCTCAGGGTTTACCGAAAAGTGCTTCAGGCCATACACCGGGGGGACGGCACCAACCCCTTCCA GGCCTACCTGGATGTTGACCTGACCCTGACTCAGGAGCAGAAGGAGCATTTGTCCCAGCAGATTGCATCCCGAGTGGTCTCCGCGGCCACCCAGCTTCGGCATTTCTTCCTGGTTGAAGACCTCGTGGACTCCTTCAAG CTGGCCCTTCTCTTCTACATCCTGACCTGCGTGGGTGCCGTCTTCAATGGTTTGACTCTTCTCATTCTGG GAGTGATCTGTTTATTCACCGTCCCCCTGCTGTACCGGCAGCACCAG GCCCAGATTGACCAGTATGTGGGATTGGTGACTAATCAGTTGAGCCACATCAAAGCTAA GATCCGAGCTAAGATCCCAGGGACCGGAGCCCTCGCCTCGGCAGCAGCCGCAGTCTCCGGATCCAAAGCCAAAGCCGAATGA